From the Girardinichthys multiradiatus isolate DD_20200921_A chromosome 22, DD_fGirMul_XY1, whole genome shotgun sequence genome, one window contains:
- the npas4l gene encoding neuronal PAS domain-containing protein 4-like — MALWCNACKCHVSSPCTSHLLPGDQRRSACRRFRSTKGASKARRDHINHEIRNMRSLLPISQEDQERLSYLHSMAAICTYIRKSVLFQGLPAVERTQCSPQYEAFLEALHGFILVTTAQGRLVYVSENVDEYLGLSMVDVLQGDTLYDLVERSDVDIIHANLNMESNLISERSFVCCMQTSKAFKLQHGSCCSMLVRGRFQFFPQPSSAASPTVEPLFVALCTPTVNRLTSADSHFCYSFSSTHRLDMSFTQVSESVLYNLGYSVEEMINRSWYSLLHPEDLSLAATSHKSLVQAEEGFQVEMILRLQSTNLSWTWIYIRANKDPECQSISCTNYIISETEAKFLQKKISSAAFKPSSVPNYLFFAQEVPQSQSVSAKCFKRRRICSSQSEALGARTRRESEQDIYCALCHSSKDNSSPVPLGESPALFTPPYSPASSSSSLHQEELSPDLLMDVHECKDQLPSSPEASPSYYSYQDTGLTCHQSPADSLLTTAEQGFDCRDFDLFTGSSPFSSSSSVSSSSPNYDFQACSADARLVPDCFSVSEMCESQVECASLHPDDINLLDNPQGGILVQLHQEQIHQEIVMHSSILTPTQSPIAREPNLYDEREQAEISILAQQISSLASSFNMNRSLNPLQNVIPAATANCDWLQGSPLPLSLLPKHGPAYDDCTLDSILKDLNMVSRKSSTPSPEVVSYSDSLPAEQFSTGGIAIDPFSLQLENHGQNIGLHQLNHNMQSSLQQDGLAEENLY, encoded by the exons ATGGCTCTTTGGTGCAACGCCTGCAAATGTCACGTCAGCTCTCCGTGCACATCTCACCTTCTGCCCGGAGATCAGCGCCGTTCAGCCTGCAGGAGGTTCAG GTCAACCAAAGGAGCCTCCAAAGCTCGGAGAGACCACATAAACCATGAAATCAGGAATATGCGCTCTCTGCTTCCCATTAGCCAGGAGGACCAAGAACGCCTTTCTTACCTTCACTCCATGGCTGCCATCTGCACCTACATCCGGAAGTCTGTTCTCTTTCAGG GGCTCCCGGCTGTGGAACGAACCCAGTGCTCTCCACAGTATGAGGCCTTTCTGGAAGCCCTGCACGGCTTCATCCTCGTCACCACGGCTCAAGGCAGACTGGTGTATGTGTCGGAAAATGTGGATGAATACCTCGGTCTGTCCATG GTAGATGTTCTACAAGGAGACACACTCTATGACCTAGTGGAACGCTCGGATGTGGATATTATTCACGCAAACCTCAACATGGAAAGCAACTTAATTTCAG AGAGGAGCTTTGTATGTTGCATgcaaacctctaaggcctttAAGCTACAACATGGaagctgctgctccatgctggTCAGAGGACGCTTCCAGTTCTTCCCTCAGCCCTCCTCAGCAGCCTCCCCCACTGTTGAGCCTTTGTTTGTGGCCCTCTGCACCCCCACAGTGAATCGCCTGACGAGCGCTGACTCTCACTTCTGTTACAGCTTCAGCAGCACACACAGACTGGACATGAGTTTCACTCAGGTCTCAGAAAG tgttttatacAATTTGGGGTATTCGGTGGAAGAAATGATCAACCGATCATGGTACAGCCTCCTGCATCCTGAAGATCTGTCATTGGCTGCAACTTCTCATAAAAGTTTAG TGCAGGCAGAAGAGGGCTTCCAGGTGGAGATGATCCTGAGGCTTCAAAGCACTAATCTGTCATGGACCTGGATCTATATTCGAGCTAACAAGGACCCAGAGTGCCAGAGCATCAGCTGCACTAACTACATCATCAG TGAAACCGAGGCCAAAttcctgcagaagaaaatcaGCAGTGCTGCCTTCAAGCCATCGTCTGTGCCAAATTACCTCTTTTTTGCTCAAGAGGTGCCACAGAGTCAGAGCGTCAGCGCTAAATGTTTTAAGAGGAGGAGGATATGTAGCAGCCAAAGTGAGGCGCTTGGAGCCAGAACAAGAAGGGAGTCTGAGCAAGACATTTACTGTGCATTGTGCCATTCCTCTAAAGATAACAGCTCTCCTGTTCCCCTGGGTGAGAGCCCTGCACTGTTCACCCCTCCCTACTCCCCAGCCTCATCCAGCTCCTCTCTGCATCAGGAGGAGCTCAGCCCTGACCTCCTGATGGATGTGCATGAATGCAAAGATCAGCTGCCATCATCTCCAGAGGCCTCTCCCTCTTATTACTCCTACCAAGACACAGGACTCACCTGTCATCAGTCACCGGCTGACTCTTTACTCACGACCGCTGAACAAGGCTTTGACTGCAGAGACTTTGACCTGTTCACCGGCAGCTCCccattctcctcctcctcttccgtCTCCTCATCATCTCCAAACTACGATTTCCAGGCATGTTCAGCTGATGCTAGATTAGTTCCAGACTGTTTCTCCGTGTCAGAAATGTGCGAGAGCCAAGTGGAGTGTGCATCCCTGCATCCAGATGATATCAACCTTCTTGACAATCCACAAGGGGGCATTCTCGTTCAGCTTCATCAGGAGCAAATCCACCAAGAAATTGTCATGCATTCCAGCATTCTGACTCCCACCCAGTCTCCCATAGCGAGAGAGCCAAATCTTTATGATGAGAGGGAGCAAGCAGAGATCAGTATACTGGCCCAGCAGATCTCCTCCCTTGCCAGCAGCTTCAACATGAACCGCAGCCTGAATCCCCTGCAAAATGTGATCCCAGCGGCAACTGCCAACTGTGACTGGCTCCAAGGCTCTCCTCTTCCTTTATCTCTTCTCCCAAAGCACGGACCGGCTTATGATGACTGCACGCTGGACAGCATCCTCAAAGACCTGAACATGGTCTCAAGAAAAAGTAGTACGCCAAGCCCTGAGGTTGTTTCCTACAGCGACTCTTTGCCCGCAGAGCAGTTCAGCACAGGTGGCATTGCCATAGATCCCTTCAGTTTGCAGCTGGAAAACCATGGCCAAAACATTGGGTTGCATCAACTCAACCACAATATGCAGAGTAGCCTCCAGCAAG ATGGACTTGCTGAGGAGAACTTGTATTGA